Proteins found in one Macaca nemestrina isolate mMacNem1 chromosome 4, mMacNem.hap1, whole genome shotgun sequence genomic segment:
- the LOC105475580 gene encoding neurexophilin-1 isoform X1 produces MQAACWYVLLLLQPTVYLVTCANLTNGGKSELLKSGSSKSTLKHIWTESGKDLSISRLLSQTFRGKENDTDLDLRYDTPEPYSEQDLWDWLRNSTDLQEPRPRAKRRPIVKTGKFKKMFGWGDFHSNIKTVKLNLLITGKIVDHGNGTFSVYFRHNSTGQGNVSVSLVPPTKIVEFDLAQQTVIDAKDSKSFNCRIEYEKVDKATKNTLCNYDPSKTCYQEQTQSHVSWLCSKPFKVICIYISFYSTDYKLVQKVCPDYNYHSDTPYFPSG; encoded by the coding sequence GTCACATGTGCCAATTTAACGAACGGTGGAAAGTCAGAACTTCTGAAATCAGGAAGCAGCAAATCCACACTAAAGCATATATGGACAGAAAGCGGCAAAGACTTGTCTATCAGTCGACTCTTGTCACAGACTTTTCGTGGCAAAGAGAATGATACAGATTTGGACCTGAGATATGACACCCCAGAACCTTATTCTGAGCAAGACCTCTGGGACTGGCTGAGGAACTCCACAGACCTTCAAGAGCCTCGACCCAGGGCCAAGAGAAGGCCCATTGTTAAAACGGGCAAGTTTAAGAAAATGTTTGGATGGGGCGATTTTCATTCCAACATCAAAACAGTGAAGCTCAATCTGTTGATAACTGGGAAAATTGTAGATCACGGCAATGGAACATTTAGTGTTTATTTCAGGCATAATTCAACTGGTCAAGGGAATGTATCTGTCAGCTTGGTACCCCCTACAAAAATCGTGGAATTTGACTTGGCACAACAAACTGTGATTGATGCCAAAGATTCCAAGTCTTTCAATTGTCGCATTGAATATGAAAAGGTTGACAAGGCTACCAAGAACACACTCTGCAACTATGACCCTTCAAAAACCTGTTACCAGGAGCAGACCCAAAGTCATGTATCCTGGCTCTGCTCCAAGCCCTTTAAGGTGATCTGtatttacatttccttttatAGTACAGATTATAAACTGGTACAGAAAGTGTGCCCTGACTACAACTACCACAGTGACACACCTTACTTTCCCTCGGGATGA
- the LOC105475580 gene encoding neurexophilin-1 isoform X2: MIPGPQGKVTCANLTNGGKSELLKSGSSKSTLKHIWTESGKDLSISRLLSQTFRGKENDTDLDLRYDTPEPYSEQDLWDWLRNSTDLQEPRPRAKRRPIVKTGKFKKMFGWGDFHSNIKTVKLNLLITGKIVDHGNGTFSVYFRHNSTGQGNVSVSLVPPTKIVEFDLAQQTVIDAKDSKSFNCRIEYEKVDKATKNTLCNYDPSKTCYQEQTQSHVSWLCSKPFKVICIYISFYSTDYKLVQKVCPDYNYHSDTPYFPSG, encoded by the coding sequence GTCACATGTGCCAATTTAACGAACGGTGGAAAGTCAGAACTTCTGAAATCAGGAAGCAGCAAATCCACACTAAAGCATATATGGACAGAAAGCGGCAAAGACTTGTCTATCAGTCGACTCTTGTCACAGACTTTTCGTGGCAAAGAGAATGATACAGATTTGGACCTGAGATATGACACCCCAGAACCTTATTCTGAGCAAGACCTCTGGGACTGGCTGAGGAACTCCACAGACCTTCAAGAGCCTCGACCCAGGGCCAAGAGAAGGCCCATTGTTAAAACGGGCAAGTTTAAGAAAATGTTTGGATGGGGCGATTTTCATTCCAACATCAAAACAGTGAAGCTCAATCTGTTGATAACTGGGAAAATTGTAGATCACGGCAATGGAACATTTAGTGTTTATTTCAGGCATAATTCAACTGGTCAAGGGAATGTATCTGTCAGCTTGGTACCCCCTACAAAAATCGTGGAATTTGACTTGGCACAACAAACTGTGATTGATGCCAAAGATTCCAAGTCTTTCAATTGTCGCATTGAATATGAAAAGGTTGACAAGGCTACCAAGAACACACTCTGCAACTATGACCCTTCAAAAACCTGTTACCAGGAGCAGACCCAAAGTCATGTATCCTGGCTCTGCTCCAAGCCCTTTAAGGTGATCTGtatttacatttccttttatAGTACAGATTATAAACTGGTACAGAAAGTGTGCCCTGACTACAACTACCACAGTGACACACCTTACTTTCCCTCGGGATGA